In a genomic window of Magnolia sinica isolate HGM2019 chromosome 14, MsV1, whole genome shotgun sequence:
- the LOC131224891 gene encoding protein FAR1-RELATED SEQUENCE 5-like, which yields MDDPDMDEKVPNPEIGMEFKTEKDAYDFYNSFGRKVGFSIRKHSVKKDKKTGVLKMRDFVCSKEGIKPKATYDFMTKQAGGRQNVGYNLVDYKNYLRTKRVKAMKKFDNEGLLIFFKRKQAEDPMFFYCIQFDVQDCITNIFWADGRMILDYERFGDVICFDTTYKTNEYGRPFAPFIGVNHHRQTVIFGAALLYDETIDSFKWLFRTFCDAMCKKEPQTILTDQDKAMSNAIKIELPGTVHRICVWHMFQNACKHLSHLFCSSKSFGNDFSRCVYDFDEEHEFLEAWERMIMKYNLTDNIWLQQLFNEKEKWALVYGKNSFCADMKSTQRCESLNKDLKKYLHPGQNIIRFFEHFERLVDDRRNAELEANFKMTQSSPIVTFPVSILKHAASVYTPTIFKLFQAEFGDSLDQIVEQVDESGTVRKYQVLNRRNQSLHIVTVDSMDESITCSCRKFEFMGILCSHALKATNHTLTNIPAKYILKRWTREAASISFSSLSSGSDSIDKSKKSQSRRYNSLLCNFMKLATMGCESEEAFECASKHLEWMLQDLKKILKAKENEKEPSSYVESLSNEKGIQAYRVKFEDGDVQQRSEIIKIKKEAHEKAMESYYIKRKSAEIIEVREKAHEIKRKENCRGRRRIKNSLERGKSKRCRQKEQIDTPNPVHLSQQPTLVRSNVQSPFAQVTF from the exons ATGGATGATCCAGACATGGATGAGAAGGTACCGAATCCAGAAATTGGTATGGAGTTTAAAACAGAGAAAGATGCATATGATTTCTACAATAGTTTCGGAAGGAAAGTCGGTTTCAGTATTCGAAAGCATAGTgtaaaaaaagacaaaaagacaGGTGTATTGAAAATGAGAGATTTTGTTTGTTCCAAAGAAG GTATAAAGCCAAAAGCGACATATGATTTCATGACTAAACAAGCCGGTGGTCGACAGAATGTTGGATATAATTTGGTAGATTACAAGAATTATTTACGGACGAAAAGGGTGAAAGCAATGAAGAAATTTGATAATGAAGGTCTTttgatattttttaaaagaaagcaaGCTGAAGATCCAATGTTCTTTTATTGTATTCAATTTGATGTTCAAGATTGTATCACCAACATTTTTTGGGCAGATGGAAGAATGATTTTAGATTATGAACGTTTTGGAGATGTGATTTGCTTTGACACAACGTATAAAACAAATGAGTATGGACGGCCATTTGCACCATTTATTGGTGTTAATCATCATAGACAGACAGTTATATTTGGGGCTGCACTCCTCTACGATGAAACAATCGATTCTTTCAAATGGTTGTTTAGAACATTCTGTGATGCAATGTGTAAAAAAGAACCCCAAACCATTCTCACAGATCAGGATAAGGCTATGTCAAATGCCATCAAGATAGAGTTACCTGGAACGGTTCATCGTATTTGTGTATGGCATATGTTTCAGAATGCTTGCAAACATCTAAGTCATTTATTTTGTTCTTCCAAGTCGTTTGGCAATGATTTTAGTAGATGTGTATATGATTTTGATGAGGAGCATGAATTTCTTGAAGCGTGGGAAAGAATGATCATGAAATATAATCTCACAGATAATATATGGTTACAACAGTTATTCAATGAAAAGGAGAAGTGGGCATTAGTATATGGAAAGAATAGTTTTTGTGCAGATATGAAGAGCACGCAGCGTTGTGAAAGTTTAAATAAGGATTTGAAGAAATACTTGCATCCTGGTCAAAATATAATCAGATTTTTTGAACATTTCGAACGCTTGGTGGATGATAGACGAAATGCAGAATTAGAAGCCAATTTCAAAATGACTCAAAGTTCACCAATTGTAACTTTTCCTGTTAGCATCCTAAAGCACGCAGCTAGTGTATATACACCAACTATTTTCAAATTATTTCAAGCAGAATTTGGTGATAGCCTTGATCAAATAGTGGAACAAGTAGATGAGTCTGGTACAGTCAGAAAATATCAAGTTTTGAATAGAAGAAATCAAAGTCTTCACATTGTTACCGTTGACTCAATGGACGAGTCCATCACTTGCAGCTGTAGAAAGTTTGAATTCATGGGTATTTTGTGTTCCCATGCATTAAAAGCTACGAATCATACCCTCACAAATATCCCGGCTAAGTACATCTTGAAAAGGTGGACTCGAGAAGCTGCTTCAATTTCATTCTCCTCATTAAGTAGTGGAAGTGACTCCATTGACAAAAGCAAGAAATCACAATCCCGGCGTTACAATAGTTTACTTTGCAATTTTATGAAATTAGCAACAATGGGTTGTGAAAGTGAAGAAGCATTTGAATGTGCTTCCAAGCATTTAGAATGGATGTTGCAAGATTTGAAAAAGATTTTGAaagcaaaagaaaatgaaaaagaacccTCATCATATGTTGAAAGCCTGAGTAATGAAAAAGGCATTCAAGCTTATCGGGTAAAATTCGAAGATGGTGATGTGCAGCAAAGAAGTGaaatcattaaaattaaaaaagaagctcATGAGAAAGCAATGGAAAGTTATTATATCAAAAGAAAAAGCGCTGAAATCATTGAAGTAAGAGAAAAAGctcatgaaattaaaagaaaagagaattgtCGTGGTAGACGTAGAATTAAGAATAGCTTGGAGAGAGGAAAATCGAAGAGATGTCGACAGAAAGAGCAAATAGATACACCAAATCCAGTCCATCTCAGTCAACAGCCCACATTAGTACGCTCTAATGTTCAATCTCCATTTGCTCAGGTAACATTTTGA
- the LOC131225918 gene encoding nuclear intron maturase 4, mitochondrial, which produces MGSRFFLAQLLGRVWFVGSPTDHKRDSMKCIVHMLRGAYHGANLLMADMARDESEGNVHAHEDDVSHISLAKSLASLPDEFPIPNERKPLTRMELKRLIEIRMKKRVKEQQMDGKFHDLMAKVIANPRTLQDAYNSIRLNSNIELTSDSDDLCFVSLAEQLSSGVFDIKANISLFSTKSGTKEVLVLPNLKLKIIQEAIRIAIDVVYRPHFSKISHGCRSGRGHHSALRYICKEIRNPDWWFTLNMNKKADSAILNKLISTMEEKIEDTGLYSILRSMFDAQVLNLEFGGFPKGQGLPQEGVLSPILMNIYLDLFDCEFYRMRMRYEGLGQDVDVAQEGERQSNLRRWFRRQLDDDCDVHAEESSGLRLHACRCMDEIFLAVSGSKEIALSLKVDIQNYLTNSLYLDVDAQAEISSFDSPHGVQFLGMVVRASIRESAAVRAVHKLKDKVRLFAAQKQELWDAGTVRIGKKWLAHGLKKTKESEIKHLADSSSILNQISHFRKDGMKTDHWFKFLLKIWMQDVNAKAEDNEKAVLSKYIAEPALPQDLRDSFYNFQKQAQEYITSETATTLALLSSSGINDASSSSSAKNITSKTEVSIYFIKKSLVRYGLVNREGYPRRVSPLILQDDIQIIYWFEGLVRRWLKWYCECDNFGDVKLMIVEHVRNSCIRTLASKHRMQEIEIEKQFESELSCIPSTQEIESDMMAMASKFQLYDGDESLMYGITYSGLCMLSLARISDPLRSCNCYVFGCLATATGIYTLHVKERQKFPGWKTGFLMAIHPSLHRRRIGLCKLHVKDLYLGYISLQCINFGASCR; this is translated from the exons ATGGGTTCTCGATTCTTTCTAGCACAATTACTAGGAAGAGTGTGGTTTGTTGGTTCACCAACTGATCACAAGCGAGACTCAATGAAATGCATTGTCCATATGCTGCGGGGTGCATATCATGGTGCCAATTTGTTGATGGCTGATATGG CAAGAGATGAAAGTGAGGGAAATGTTCATGCTCATGAAGATGATGTTTCCCATATATCCTTGGCAAAAAGCTTAGCCTCTCTGCCCGATGAATTCCCTATTCCCAATGAGAGAAAACCTCTCACCCGAATGGAGCTCAAGAGATTGATTGAAATCCGtatgaagaagagagtgaaggagcaACAAATGGACGGGAAGTTTCATGATCTTATGGCGAAAGTGATTGCAAATCCAAGAACTCTTCAGGATGCATACAACTCTATCAGACTCAACTCCAACATTGAATTAACATCAGACAGTGATGATCTCTGCTTTGTATCTTTGGCAGAACAGCTCTCAAGCGGGGTATTCGACATCAAAGCAAATATTTCGTTGTTCTCGACAAAGAGTGGAACGAAGGAAGTCTTGGTCCTTCCTAACTTGAAATTGAAAATCATTCAGGAAGCAATCAGGATAGCCATCGATGTTGTTTACCGGCCACACTTCTCTAAGATTTCGCATGGCTGTAGAAGCGGAAGAGGCCACCATTCAGCTCTACGGTACATATGCAAAGAAATCCGTAATCCCGATTGGTGGTTTACATTAAACATGAACAAAAAGGCTGATTCTGCCATTCTTAACAAACTCATCTCGACGATGGAAGAAAAGATTGAAGACACTGGCTTATATTCAATACTCCGTAGTATGTTCGATGCTCAAGTGCTGAACTTAGAATTTGGGGGTTTCCCGAAAGGTCAAGGCCTTCCGCAGGAAGGAGTTTTGTCGCCGATTTTGATGAATATATATCTTGATCTATTCGACTGTGAGTTTTACCGCATGCGCATGAGATACGAAGGTCTTGGTCAGGATGTTGATGTAGCCCAAGAAGGTGAACGGCAATCCAATCTACGCCGTTGGTTCAGGAGACAGCTGGATGATGATTGTGATGTGCATGCAGAGGAAAGTTCAGGTTTAAGACTCCATGCTTGTCGATGCATGGATGAGATATTCCTTGCAGTTTCTGGATCCAAAGAGATTGCTCTCAGTTTGAAGGTCGACATTCAGAACTACTTGACGAACTCTCTCTATCTAGACGTGGATGCCCAAGCAGAGATATCGTCATTTGATAGCCCTCATGGGGTGCAGTTTCTTGGCATGGTTGTTCGGGCGAGCATAAGAGAAAGCGCTGCAGTCAGAGCCGTGCACAAGTTGAAGGATAAGGTTCGGCTATTTGCAGCTCAGAAGCAGGAGCTCTGGGATGCTGGGACAGTTAGAATTGGAAAGAAATGGCTGGCCCATGGTTTAAAAAAGACCAAAGAATCAGAGATCAAGCATTTGGCGGATAGCAGCTCCATCTTGAACCAGATCTCCCATTTTCGCAAAGATGGCATGAAAACCGACCATTGGTTCAAATTTCTACTTAAGATATGGATGCAAGATGTGAATGCAAAAGCTGAGGATAATGAGAAGGCCGTTTTGTCCAAATATATTGCTGAACCGGCATTGCCTCAAGATCTTAGAGACTCATTTTACAATTTTCAGAAGCAGGCCCAAGAATATATTACATCTGAAACAGCTACTACTCTTGCACTGCTGTCGAGTTCTGGCATAAATGATGCCAGCTCAAGCTCTAGTGCTAAAAATATAACCTCCAAGACAGAGGtttctatttattttataaaGAAGAGTCTGGTGCGCTATGGTTTGGTCAACAGAGAAGGCTATCCTCGGCGTGTTTCCCCTCTTATTTTACAAGATGACATTCAAATCATATATTGGTTTGAGGGGCTCGTGCGCCGGTGGCTTAAATGGTATTGCGAGTGTGATAACTTTGGAGATGTCAAGCTCATGATTGTTGAGCATGTTAGAAATTCTTGCATACGTACGCTTGCGTCCAAGCATCGGATGCAAGAAATAGAGATCGAGAAGCAATTTGAGTCGGAGCTGAGCTGCATTCCTTCAACCCAAGAGATAGAATCTGATATGATGGCAATGGCATCAAAGTTTCAGCTTTATGATGGAGATGAGTCATTGATGTATGGAATCACTTACAGTGGGTTGTGCATGCTATCATTAGCTAGGATAAGTGATCCATTGCGGTCCTGCAATTGCTATGTCTTTGGATGCTTGGCTACAGCAACGGGTATCTATACACTTCATGTGAAGGAAAGGCAAAAATTCCCTGGTTGGAAAACGGGGTTTTTGATGGCAATCCATCCCAGCTTGCACAGAAGACGAATTGGGTTGTGCAAGTTGCATGTTAAGGATTTGTATTTGGGTTATATATCACTTCAATGTATCAATTTTGGCGCTTCATGCAGATGA
- the LOC131225920 gene encoding uncharacterized protein LOC131225920 gives MSSPLYLATYILNPACLFVSADPAEALTMHMVGFIDVLERMIPNRGEQDKISTLLDFYTKSEGIFSRDIVIRDRTMKLPTDWWAAYGVDPNRKDPALKKLAMKILGLTCSASGCECNWSTFEAIHTKKRNRLEQKKAQRLSFRSIQSKIARTIPK, from the exons atgtcatccccattgtatttggctacttacatccttaacccagcctgtttattcgtttctgctgatccagcagaagcactaactatgcatatggttggatttattgatgtcttggaaagaatgattccaaaTAGAGGAGAACaagacaagatctcaactttgctggacttctacacaaaaagtgaagggatattctcaagggatatcgtaataagagatcggacaatgaaattaccca ctgactggtgggctgcctatggagtggacccgaacaggaaggatccagctctaaagaagctggctatgaagattcttggactcacgtgttctgccagtggttgcgagtgcaattggagcacgttcgaAGCG attcataccaagaaaaggaatcgccttgagcaaaaaaaagcTCAAAGACTTagttttcgttcaatacaatcaaaaattgcgagaacgattccaaagtag